A genomic stretch from Juglans microcarpa x Juglans regia isolate MS1-56 chromosome 3S, Jm3101_v1.0, whole genome shotgun sequence includes:
- the LOC121257337 gene encoding receptor protein kinase-like protein ZAR1: MNGRNSLPFFFAVLHFVVLIKLSLCLSPDGLSLLSLKSAVDQPSGGYEAFSDWNENDTTPCRWTGISCMNVSGFSDPRVVGISIVGRNLRGYIPSELGTLAYLRRLNLHNNNFYGSLPSQLFNATSLYSIFLYGNNLSGSLPPSICNLSGLQNLDLSNNSLSGPIPNDLKNCKQLQRLILARNKFSGEIPTGIWTEMQYLIQIDLSENDLNGSIPEDIGNLSSLSGTLNLSVNHLSGKLPESLGNLAVTVSFDLRNNNFSGEIPQTGSFANQGPTAFLENPLLCGFPLQKKCPDSEAESPKWAPKAENRTRKGLRPGLILLVSLGDAAGVAVLGVVIVFVYWKKKGNSNGCSCTGKSKLGGNQKTRLCACTCVCAKGFKDEDSEIEDGEKVEGGEGGELVAIDKRFTFELDELLRASAYVLGKSGFGIVYKVVLGNGIPVAVRRLGEGGDQQRYKEFVAEVQTIGKIKHPNIVRLRAYYWAPDEKLLISDFISNGNLASALRGRNGKPSTSLSWSTRLKIAKGAARGLAYLHECSPRKFVHGDIKPSNILLDNEFQSYISDFGLNRLISVAGINNPSSSGGFIGGALPYQKSVQTERVHSYRAPEARIPGNRPTQKWDVFSFGVVLLELLTGKSAEISPTTSTSVEVPDLVRLSRKGFEEGKPLSDIVDPMLLQAVHATKEVLALFHVAHACTDADPEVRPRMKNVSENIGRIGT, encoded by the exons ATGAATGGCAGGAACagtcttcctttcttctttgccGTTCTTCATTTCGTAGTCTTGATAAagctctctctctgtctctccccgGATGGCCTGTCGTTGCTCTCTCTTAAATCTGCCGTGGATCAGCCGTCGGGCGGCTATGAAGCTTTCTCCGACTGGAACGAGAACGACACTACGCCGTGCCGTTGGACCGGCATTTCCTGCATGAATGTCTCGGGGTTCAGCGATCCACGCGTCGTTGGGATTTCCATTGTAGGGAGGAATCTGAGGGGGTATATTCCGTCTGAGCTCGGTACCCTGGCCTATCTCCGGCGACTCAACCTCCACAACAACAACTTCTATGGCTCCTTACCTTCCCAGCTCTTCAACGCCACCTCGCTGTACAGTATCTTCCTTTACGGTAACAATCTCTCCGGTTCCCTTCCACCGTCTATCTGCAACCTCTCCGGGCTCCAAAACCTCGATCTTTCAAACAATTCCCTCTCCGGACCAATCCCCAATGATCTAAAGAATTGCAAGCAGTTGCAGCGGCTGATTCTCGCGAGGAATAAGTTCTCTGGAGAGATTCCGACGGGAATTTGGACGGAAATGCAGTACCTGATCCAAATCGATCTCTCGGAGAACGATCTCAACGGATCGATTCCGGAAGATATCGGCAATCTTAGCTCTCTCTCCGGCACGCTGAATCTCTCGGTCAATCATCTGTCGGGCAAACTCCCAGAATCGCTTGGGAATTTAGCTGTGACAGTGAGTTTCGATCTCCGAAACAATAATTTCAGCGGCGAAATACCTCAAACGGGGTCGTTCGCGAACCAGGGACCCACCGCGTTCCTCGAGAATCCTCTGCTCTGTGGGTTTCCTCTGCAAAAAAAGTGTCCCGATTCCGAGGCTGAGAGTCCAAAATGGGCCCCGAAAGCTGAAAATAGAACAAGAAAAGGTCTAAGACCCGGTTTGATCTTACTGGTATCCTTAGGTGACGCAGCTGGAGTTGCAGTCCTCGGCGTAGTAATCGTTTTCGTATACTGGAAAAAGAAAGGCAACTCAAATGGTTGTAGCTGCACAGGGAAAAGCAAACTCGGAGGAAACCAGAAAACGCGGTTATGTGCTTGTACTTGCGTGTGCGCCAAAGGCTTCAAAGACGAGGATTCTGAAATCGAGGACGGAGAGAAAGTAGAGGGAGGGGAAGGAGGAGAGCTGGTAGCGATTGACAAAAGGTTCACGTTCGAGCTAGACGAGCTGTTGAGGGCGTCGGCGTACGTGCTCGGGAAGAGCGGGTTTGGGATAGTATACAAGGTGGTGCTGGGGAATGGGATCCCAGTGGCGGTGCGGAGGCTGGGAGAGGGAGGCGACCAGCAAAGGTACAAGGAGTTTGTGGCGGAGGTACAGACCATTGGGAAAATCAAGCACCCCAACATTGTGAGGTTGAGAGCTTATTATTGGGCTCCCGACGAGAAGCTTCTGATAAGCGATTTCATCTCCAATGGCAACCTGGCTTCTGCTCTTCGCG GGAGAAATGGTAAGCCTTCAACGAGCCTGTCATGGTCTACCAGGCTGAAGATTGCAAAGGGAGCAGCCCGGGGCTTGGCCTACCTCCATGAATGCAGTCCAAGAAAGTTTGTGCATGGTGACATCAAACCATCTAACATCCTACTCGACAACGAATTCCAATCCTACATTTCTGATTTTGGCCTCAACCGATTGATCAGCGTCGCCGGCATCAACAATCCCTCTTCATCGGGTGGCTTCATCGGCGGTGCTCTGCCTTACCAGAAGTCCGTCCAAACCGAGCGTGTCCACAGCTACAGAGCCCCCGAGGCACGCATCCCCGGCAACAGACCCacccagaaatgggacgtgttTTCTTTTGGAGTTGTGTTGCTAGAACTACTTACCGGGAAGTCGGCAGAGATTTCTCCTACCACTTCGACTTCAGTGGAAGTCCCGGATTTGGTGAGGTTGTCGAGGAAGGGATTCGAAGAAGGAAAGCCGCTCTCAGACATTGTAGACCCAATGTTGCTACAAGCAGTTCATGCCACTAAAGAGGTGCTTGCACTGTTCCATGTGGCGCACGCTTGCACAGATGCAGACCCCGAGGTTCGGCCTCGAATGAAAAACGTGTCGGAAAATATTGGCAGGATCGGAACGTGA